In the Arachis stenosperma cultivar V10309 chromosome 8, arast.V10309.gnm1.PFL2, whole genome shotgun sequence genome, CTAGATATTTTCCACATGGTGGGGTACTCATCATAATGAGAAACAGCGTTTAGATTTAGTACGATACGATACTTGTTCaactaaaaaattattgcaGCATCCAATTACCATTATTATTCAGTGCACCCTTCACTTGATAAGTTAACACTATTATTATCAGTTGAATTGCAGAAGAAACTAAAATGGCTTCTTCTCCTTCCATTACTTATGATGTGTTCTTGAGTTTCAGAGGCACAGACACTCGGCGCGGTATTCTTAGCCATTTGGTTAAGGCTTTCAATCAAAAGCAAATTGAAACATATGTAGATTACATGCTGAGGGAAGGAACTGAAATATCACACTCACTCCTTACAGCCATTGAACAATCTCAAATCTCTTTGATCATATTCTCCCAAGACTATGCTTCTTCCAGATGGTGCTTGGATGAACTTGTGACAATAATGAAATGCAGAAAACAAAATGGTCAAATCGCAATACCTGTTTTCTATGAAGTGGATCCATCTTGGGTACGCCATCAAAAGGGAAGTTATCAGGATGCATTTGCTAATCACGAGAAAACTTCATCACAGGACAAGGTTCAAATCTGGAGACAAGCTCTAAACCAAGCTGCCAATTTGTCAGGATTACATTCATCAAATTTTGGGTCAGTTCCTTTCTTCATTTCTCTTAAAAGTTCAATTTTGATGAAGCGTAAACTTTTTTATAATCAATTTAAccatatttattctttttagtGACTATTCACACTGTCAATATAAAAGTgctttatataaaattaaacatgCATATATCTTCATAGTTTAGATCATGATCGTAATTATTGGATGCACAGGAATGATGCTGAATTCATTGAAGAAATTGTGAAACGTGTGTTGCAAAGGTTGAACCAAGCATACCAATGTGATCCAAAAGAATTTGTTGGAATTCATGAACCAATTGCAGAGCTAGAATCAGTATTGTGCAGGGAATCGAAAGCTGTTCTTGTTGTCGGACTTTGGGGCATGGGCGGTATTGGTAAGACAACCCTAGCTAGTAATATTTTCAACAGATTGCAATATGAATTTCAAGGTGTATGCTTTTTGGAGAATGTAAGGGAGAGAGTTCAGAGATATGGCATGACTCATTTGAAGAAAGAGCTTCTTTCTAAACTACTAGAGGAAAAAGATGTAGTCCCTTTCATCATGCCTGATGGAATAACCAATTTTGCCAAAAGAAGACTTAGTCGAAAGGCAATTCTTCTTGTTCTTGATGATGTCAATGATCCAGACCAATTGGAAGATTTATGTGGAAGAGGGTTTGAATGGTTTGGACCAACTACTAGAATTATAGTAACAACTAGGGATAAGCATGTATTACTTGTTAAACAAGTTGATCACATACATGAGGTTAAGCCATTGAATGACGATGAATCTCTCAAGCTTTTTAATTTGAATGCCTTCAAACAAAACTATGACATTGAAAGAGACCAAGATCATGCTGAGCTGGCCATGAAGCTGGTTACTTATGCTAATGGCATTCCATTGGCTTTGAAAGTTTTGGGCTCCTCTCtttatggaagaagcaaagAAGAGTGGGAAAGTCAACTGTCTAAACTTGAGAAAATTCCTCATGTCAAAATTCAGAATATATTGAGAGTGAGTTACAATGACTTGGATCGTCAtgatcaaaatatttttttatacattgCATGTTTCTTTGAAACAGATAATGCAGAACAGATAAAATGTCTACTTGATTCTTGTGGATATTCAACAGCCATTGGGTTGAGAAATCTTCATGATAAAGCTCTTATTTCCATTGCACCAAAAAGTATGGCAATGCATGATTTGATTCGTGACATGGGCCGCGAAGTAGTTCGCGAAGAATCTCCGAGTAATCCTGGAAATCGTAGTAGATTATGGGATCCCGTTGACATCTATGAAGTATTGAAATATAACAGGGTAAGTAGTGTATTAGTCCTGCATCCTACTATATATTATCAAATGAATGTGGCACTCTTTTCTGCGAAATTTTTATATTCTCTTGATATATGTGTAGGGAACTGAAACTGTTGAAAGCATAACATTCGACATGAAAAACATTGACATGTATTTGAGTTTGCATCCCCGGGCATTTGCAAGAATGTACAAGTTGAAGTTTTTGAGAATCAGTTGTTCTTGGACGAGGCATGGGGAATGTCTGTTGCGTGTTCCTCAAGGTATTGAATCTCTTTCAGACGAGTTGAGACTTTTGGAATGGAATGCGTGCCCTTTGAAATCTTTGCCATCATCTTTTTGTGCTGAAAACCTTGTTAAACTTATGATGATGGATAGCGGGTTAGAAAAGCTTTGAGATGATGTCCAGGTATGTAAATTTTTTCCACTTTAAATGTTCTGGTTAATCTTTTActctttccttttaattttatttggcAATGTTATAATAATAAAACGAAGATGACTACTTacgtaaaaatatttttatgtgaaaataatatttgataatagttgaataatttgacatatttaatataatatatgttaatattttaatataagtaGATAATTACCTAAACAATATATACAAAAGATCATAATATTAGACATCACCTATCATCATGTGAGTAATTGCAGAAGACGAATCacaaaacattaaaattttagcTACTAACCAACTATATGATACGTATTTTCAGAATATTGTAAATTTAAAGGAAGTATATCTTCAAGGATCTAGGAAGCTAATGGAGCTGCCGGATTTATCTAGAGCCTTAAAGCTTCAAGTATTAAACATTTCTGAGTGTGTGAGTCTGCGCCAA is a window encoding:
- the LOC130944696 gene encoding disease resistance protein RPV1-like; the protein is MASSPSITYDVFLSFRGTDTRRGILSHLVKAFNQKQIETYVDYMLREGTEISHSLLTAIEQSQISLIIFSQDYASSRWCLDELVTIMKCRKQNGQIAIPVFYEVDPSWVRHQKGSYQDAFANHEKTSSQDKVQIWRQALNQAANLSGLHSSNFGNDAEFIEEIVKRVLQRLNQAYQCDPKEFVGIHEPIAELESVLCRESKAVLVVGLWGMGGIGKTTLASNIFNRLQYEFQGVCFLENVRERVQRYGMTHLKKELLSKLLEEKDVVPFIMPDGITNFAKRRLSRKAILLVLDDVNDPDQLEDLCGRGFEWFGPTTRIIVTTRDKHVLLVKQVDHIHEVKPLNDDESLKLFNLNAFKQNYDIERDQDHAELAMKLVTYANGIPLALKVLGSSLYGRSKEEWESQLSKLEKIPHVKIQNILRVSYNDLDRHDQNIFLYIACFFETDNAEQIKCLLDSCGYSTAIGLRNLHDKALISIAPKSMAMHDLIRDMGREVVREESPSNPGNRSRLWDPVDIYEVLKYNRGTETVESITFDMKNIDMYLSLHPRAFARMYKLKFLRISCSWTRHGECLLRVPQGIESLSDELRLLEWNACPLKSLPSSFCAENLVKLMMMDSGLEKL